The Schistocerca piceifrons isolate TAMUIC-IGC-003096 chromosome 5, iqSchPice1.1, whole genome shotgun sequence DNA segment TACTGAATCAAGTTTTACTACTAAGGATCGGAGGGCGAAATCAAAACTAATCTTTTTGATTGATCCAGTGAATTAAGTTCACATAGAAAAGGCTACGTCAGGAAAGGAGGTATGGGACAaactgaaaaacgcatttgaagatgGTAGTTTAACCAGAAAAGTAGGATACTTTGTGAGCTAATAACCACAAGAATGAATAAGTGTAAAAGCGTGGatgaatatgtgaataaaataacTTGAATCTCCAATCGTCTGAGGAATATTGGTTTTGAAATTTCCGATGAATGGATTGGAACTTTATTGTTAGCTGGACTACCAGAGAAATATTCGCCAATGATTATGGGTTTGGAAAGTTCGGGAATATCCATTACAGCGGATAGTGTTAAAGTAaagattctacaggacatggaGAATGGaccagattctaatgcttcagaaaaagaaacagcGTCGGCTTTAtactctaagtacaagaagaagaagccaATAAGATGTTTCAGTTGCCAGAAAATTGGACATATTGCTTCAAAGTGTAACAAAAAGTTGGgtataaaagaaaagaagcaagTTAATTCTAGTAGTTCTGAGTGAAAGAGTGCCGATAAAGTTAGggcattttctgttttttactctttTAATGAAGCGAGTGACGATCATGGAGAATGATTCCTAGATTCAGGAGCATATGAGCACATTACCAAAGCTCTGTCAGATTTGTATAATGTTCAGTTAAGGAGTGACATTGGAATTCCTACAGTTCACGGATATAAGTTAAGATGTGAACTCACGGGAAAAGTGGACCTTAATTTGCTTGTGAATGGGGAAAAGGAAATTGTTGCTGCTCGTGATTTACATTATGTAAAGAATATTGCAACTAATTTGTTATTAGTAAGCGAAATAGTAAAGAAGAGTAATAAAGTTACCGTCGATATAGAGGGAGCCAAAGTGATAGACTCTTGTGGTGATATTGTAGCTACTGCAAGTAATGTAAGAGGTATTTACAAGGTGAATACAGTTGAAAATACTGCTGAAACAGGAAATCACTCTGTTTATGCTGCAAAAGTTTTCTTGTGGCATAGGAGACTTGGACATTTGAATAGGAAAAGTATGACTTCACTGAAGAATATGGCAACTTGGAtggaaaattatggaatgaataatGTTCAATGTGAGGTGTGTTTACAAGAGAAGCAGGTTAGATTGCCATTTAAATCGAGTCAGAGCAGATCTACCAAAGTCTTGCAACTCATACATTCAGATCTCTGTGGACCTATGGAGAATGAATCCTTAGGAGGTAGCTTCTATTTCCTGACATTCATAGAAGATTTTTCTAGATACATGCATGTTTATTTTATAAATAGCAAGGATCAAGTGAATGATGTATTTGTTGTTTATTGCAAAATGGTCGAAAGACAGActgggaagaaaattaaaattattagatcagacaatggatcagaatatgtaaacagacggtttaaggaacagttgaatggaataggtATTAGGCATCAGACTACCATTCGCTACAGTCCTTCTCAGAATGGGGTCGCAGAACAAGCCGACAGAACCATTGTGGAAAAGGCAAGAAGTTTGTTAAGCGATACTGAGCTACCAAAGTGTTTTTGGGCAGAGGCTGTGTCAACAGCAGTGTATTTAATTAACAGATCACCTACCAAAGCTGTGAGACACAAGACACCTTATGAAGTATGGATTGGGAAGAAACTGGATCTAAAGCACTTAAAAGTCTTTGGATGTGAAGCCATGGTTCAGATTCCAAAACCATTAAGAGGAAACTGGGATGCAAAAtcacaaaactatatttttgttgGCTACTGTGAGGATTCAAAAGGCTACAGTTTTTATAATCCTGTGAATAAGAAGATAATAAGTAGTAGAGATGTAGTATTTTTGGAGGATTATAGACCTAAAATAAAGGAAACTAGTCAAAATGGTACAGTAATGGAACCAAGCGTAATGTGTGATAGtgctgaaacagagatggaaactgaaacagaggaagacgaGAATAAAGAGGAAGCTGATGTGCGACCCGAGAATCAAATTGAGGAAGAAGATTCAGCACAGGAAGTCAGTTTAAGGCGGTCTTCACATATAGcaaaaccaaaagaatatccagattaTGAAGTGTATGCTGCCCAAACAACCAACAATGAACCAGTCACCGTTGATGAAGCTTTAGCAAGTTCAAATGCTCAAGACTGGAGAAAGGCTACTGAAAAGGAGCTGCAATCTTTTGTGGATAATGATACATATGAATGGGTTGACatgcctgaaaataaaaagccaCTAAGATCAAGATGAGTGTTTAGTATTAAAAATCCTTAGAGTGCAATACGAAAATTCAAAGCCAGATTGGTAGTTAAAGGATATTCCCAGAAAGAATAGATTACAATGAAACCTTCTCACCAGTGGTGAAGTATTCATCGTTAAGATACCTTTTAGCTCTGGCAGTAAAGGAAGACTTAGTAATTCATCAAATGGATGTGAAAACAGCCTACCTGAATGgaagactggaagaagaaataTATGTGATTCCACCTGATGAAGTTAAGCGACCGTATCAGGGGAAAATGAGAATTTGGCGTTTGAAGAAAGGCAGATATGGATTAAAGCAAAGTGGCCATTGCTGGAATAAATGTTTGCATGAAAGTTTGAGCAAACTAGGCATGTTGCAGTCAAAGGCAGATCCCATCATATATCATAAAAGGAGCaatgaagaaattgcaatcatGGCCATATGGGTagatgacttttttttattttaaccgaTAGTGAAAGCCACATGGACTTTTTTAAAGAATGGTTATGGTCAGAATTTAATACGCCTGATTTGGGGGAAATTAATCAATACTTACGCATGAAGATTCTAAGAAGTGCCAACAGAGAAGAATTATGGATTGATCAATCTCTGTACACAAAGAAGATCTTAGAGAAGTTCAATGTGGAAAATTGCAAACCTCTTTCTTCTCCTATGGAAAACAATGCAAAACTGCtaataaatgatgatgacaagAAATTTATGGAAAGTGTACCCTATTTGGAAGCTGTAGGAAGTCTATTGTACTTAGCACAGGCTCCCAGACCAGACATTATATTTGCCACAAATGCAGTAAGCAAGTTTTGCAGTGATCCGAGAGAAAAGCACTGGATGGCAGTTAAGAgaatattcagatatttaaatgGAACTGCTGATTATAAGTTAAAATGTTCTAAAACTGGAAATGTAAATTTGGAAGGATACAGTGATGCAGAGTGGGGAAATGAGTTGGAAGGCAGACACTCCACCACTGAAAGTTGTTTTAGATTAATGGGAGGATTAATATCACAGTCTTGTAAGAGATaaagaactgttgctttgagtactgtAGAAGCTGAATATATGGCCTTGTTCTCCACTATCCAGAAACTCTTTGGATCCATACACTGATGAGTGAAATAGAATCTCCTCCAACATTAAAGTCAACTGTGATATTTTGTGACAATATGGGAATTATTAAACTTGCAAAAAATAATGTCACCACTGTAAGATCCAAACATATTGACATAAGGCATTACTTTATAAGACATCATATGGAACAGGGGAATATAATCCACAGTTATCTACGCGCAGAAGAAATGTTATCTGATCTCCTAACCAAGCCTCTCAGTAAGGACAAATTTCAGAAGCCAGGGCAACATCATGGTTTAACCTGGGATGTATAGTGTTGAGTATCTGAGAAACAAGGGGGAGTGTTGGGGATATGGAACAAACATTTCCCAGCGTGTATAGTGGTGtacaagatatgatgtgcagagtgcattagactctaTGGAATATACACGTTCCGTGTTTGTTGATGGGGCAATGTAATATAGTTTGGTAGTCAAATGTACTAATATGTGTTGTGCgaataaagcataagtttattttgtccctgaatagttgtttcctgtcattttgcTGCGTTAATCTGCATAAACTACTACATAAATCGACAAAATAAACAACAATTTCACCAGCGCTTAGCGCaaatcttcctaacatcatgccCTTCAGCAGCTACGGAtgcccacaatataaaataatcagTGTTGCATGACAGTATGTGATTATTGTTAAAAAATTAACTATATTGCTGTTTTGAGAGGAATGTTTGTTTGAAAAAACTCAAAAAGCAATAAATATATTCTGTACCATCCTTCACATGTAGCAACGATCATCGCTTCTGCCATTTCGATTTCATCCTTTAGATGTAGTAATCTCTGGTGAGAGTCCTGTCAGCCACGTCGGCAAATAGAATTTTATGACTGTCAATTGATTGTCAATAAACGAAAAAATATCCGTTATCATCTTTCGGGTCGCCAATAAAAAGGAAAAGATTGAGTGCAAACTCCTGTTCTCTATTAAACAAGAGTATATGAAAGATAGTAAGCACCTGATGCACATCAGAGGTGGTTAATCCTTAATttcttggaaggaagtgtttgcgaGATAACGTTGCGGATTTGTTTTGCCCGTTCACATCTTGGTATGAAACAGTGTCAACAGTCATTTGAAAATTGGGAATTGTGGTCTAATTTTCAGATAATCGATCAAATATTGAATTAAGTAAAAAAGATAATTGGATTCACGCAAAGTACTGCTTAACAACATGATTTCTGTTTTAATCACGAGTGATTGATGTACCTTATTTGCTGTTCTTATAATTTCAAAGTGATGGGGAGCACGAAGATGCGAATATTTAGTTGGTATAAGCACCTTTGATTTAGAAGACAGGCGGATGCATATGAAAGATTTTACTATAAACTCTGAAGCGGATAAGAACCGTAGTGTGATAAATCTGCCAACCAGTTTACGAAGAGTAGCAGATAGTCGGTTAATTACCAAAGAGCCGAGCTTTAATGTGTAATTCGTGCGATTAGATTGTATATTAGGTACGACACACAGTACTCTGCATAAATCCTAGCGAGGAGCTCATTAAAGATGTGGGATATGTCGAATATAGACTTACGAATTGGATACATGTATCGGCGTTTTTAGTAAACGGATATGATATTGCTTAAAAATGAAGCAGATTTGTTGTGTTAAGTTCGTATTTTGCTCACATAGGAGGGTTTAGGGGGAACGATGCTGCGTCAATTTCTCTTTTTCCTGTAGATAATCCGTACCAGAAAAATTTAACTTTATATCTGGAAACGCCTACTCAGAGTATTTCCCTACTTACTCAGCCTTGTTCCAGGTAACTAGGCCTACATATTTTTAAATACTCATGTGCACTGTGATacagttgtttgtatcagttatcaTCATATAATCTATATTATATTCGATGGTCCTGTGTTGAGGTATAAAAATAAGTGGTGGTAATGCATTTTACTATAGAAGAGGTTGGGAATGTTTGTCACCTACAATCTTATTTCCCATAGCTGTTTTCGAAAACTTTTAACAGTATAATCACATTCAGTAAGATGGTTGTGTATTAAACTGTATTAAAACGTACATGAATTTCTGAGCATACCATTTGATAGATACATTATGTGCATGCTAATTATGTGCAGACTCAGATATTTGTGAACTGGAAGTTGATGAAAGTGTCAGATATAAGATGGAAAAATTGTGAAATGCTGTATACATTATGCCACGTTGCTGAAGGTGTGGTCCATTTTGAGTCCGTAGAACTCGTTCTGATAGATTTCAGCTTGTTTGAAGTTTACAGGCACTTAGGGGACAGGAAGAGATTTTCGTTGCCGTTCTAAATCTATAGGATGTTTATATTGCTCTGATTATCTGCTGGTAGCAGAATGACGTCCTCCATATAAATGATTATCAAAATTAGGGCTGCAAAGTTTACAATAGATTTTGCTACATGGGCTGTTCTGAGTTACGTTGCATAAATTTAAATAAGAAATCCTCCTTACTTTCTTGGTTTTTTACAAGATTTATACACAGGTCATATGTGAAGTCATGCCAAATTGCAGTTCAGTAAGCAGAATGCTGGGACCACTAGCCGTACTTTTCGATGTCATTGCAGTTACTAATAAGTCACCAAGTTTTGTTTACTTTAGCTCTTGATTTAAGAGGGTTCTCATGCAAAAATttgttgatttttaattttttgtgtacaaCAGCTTTGGATCATGTTTTGGTGCTTGTCTCATGATAGGATGGTTTTCTGATTTTTCTTCCTTACTTGTAGCCTGCCAGCATGTCTTATCTCTGTGCAAGTGGCATCTTGATTGCTTAAATAATTACTGAATTATCTAAGATTAAATTCAATTCAAAAAATTTATTCATCAGTTTTGCCCGATTTTCGAAAGGGTCCTCTCACATGTGATTTTTTCTTTGCAACATACAACATAGAAAAGAGCTCATTTTGTTCAATGAGGAAAAGTTTTTAACTTTTTAGACAAACCAATTCAAAGATAATAAAGTGATTTCAAAACATCCATTGACTGCTATTAAGAGCGAAGAATGCGATGACTatttgaaaattaagaaaaaactaTTATTAGGCCTACTTGTCTTTgtttttatcaaaataaaaattaatttgatgAGATTTTGAATTTcagaaatctttggtcatttaggTCATTCCTTTGGTACCCTGAAATTCACCACACCACTTTTCACTATCCATGAACATGTGAAAATATCCAGCATTTTTACGTTTAACAGTTGCAAATAGTCAGGTGGACTTTAGAATTGAACTGTACGTTGATGGACATTAAAGGAAACATTTCAAAGCAGTTTAGCATTGGCTTTGCAGATAAACCTACATGTGACTGCCAACATTTTACCATTCTTTCTGAGACTCCACACTCCATCATGTCTTTTGTAGTCCAACTTTGAGGTGATAATATCAAAATCTACAATTCTTCTGACTTCTTTGACAAccgcaaattttctttcagttgtttagtCAGCAGTCTATGATCTAATATTTAGGATGTACCTTACTTATACTACATGTCCAAAAATcttttagatctacatctacatccatactctcatactctgcaagccacctgacggtgtgtggcggagggtaccttgagtatctctatcagttctcccttctattccagtctcatattgttcgtagaaagaaagattgttggtatgcctctgtgtgggctctaatctctctgattttgtcatcatagtctcttcgcgagatatatgtaggagggagcaatatactgcttgtatatgttctagaaacttcaacaaaagcccgtaccaagctactgagcgtctctcttgcagagtcttccatggattttatctgtcatctccgtaaaacttttgtgattactaaatgatcctgtaacaaagcgtgctgctctcagttggatcttctctatctcttctagcaaccctatcaggtacggatcccacaccggtgagcagtattcaagcagtgggcaaacaagtgtactgtaacctattttctttgttttcgcactgcatttccttagtattattccaatgaatctgtctggcatctgctttcctgacacttaattttatatggtcgttccattttaaatcactgctaatgcctactcccagataatttatggaattaacagcttccagttgctgacttggtatattgtagctaaatgctgaaggatctttcattctatgtatttgcagcacattacacttgtctacattgagattcaattgccattccctgcaccgtgcgtcaattcgttgcagaccctccttcatttcagtacaattttccattgttaccacctctcaatgtactacagcatcatctgcaagaagcctcagtgaacttctgatgttatccacaaggtcatttatatataatgtgaatagcaacggtcctatgacactcccctgcaacgcaccttaaatcactc contains these protein-coding regions:
- the LOC124799039 gene encoding uncharacterized protein LOC124799039 translates to MIMGLESSGISITADSVKVKILQDMENGPDSNASEKETASALYSKYKKKKPIRCFSCQKIGHIASKCNKKLGIKEKKQVNSNSGAYEHITKALSDLYNVQLRSDIGIPTVHGYKLRCELTGKVDLNLLVNGEKEIVAARDLHYVKNIATNLLLVSEIVKKSNKVTVDIEGAKVIDSCGDIVATASNVRGIYKVNTVENTAETGNHSVYAAKVFLWHRRLGHLNRKSMTSLKNMATWMENYGMNNVQCEQRSSLLPFRFHPLDVVISDNRSNIELSKKDNWIHAKYCLTT